AACCCGCATAGGCCAGCTTCCACGACGTGTTGCGCCCAGCTCTTCGGTATTCTCCCAGACGTCCTTGAACCGTGCGACCCGGGTGTTGCCGCCGGCGTCAAATCCCAAGGTTCCTTTCGTCGTCGATGGCCTTGAAGGCCTTCGGCTCTCACAGGACAGACTCCCCGCCTATCCTCGGCCGCCAGGCCAAGGTGACCACCTACAGCCCACCTTTTATGAGACCGACAGCCCGATCATGAGCCCTTCGGGAAAGGTTCCACCGCATCTCTTGACCGGAGAGCGGCGCGGTCGGGCAACAACACACTGCAACCATGCGGCTTCAGTCTGCCAACCGGAGTTGGCAGACTGGCCGTGGTGTTTGTAAAATACCATTATAATTTAGTATGATAGGTTGTGCTGTCTTGTGGCCCCCACTTTGCAGAAGGGTAACGCCGGCCACGGCTTCGAAGGGGAAGTTGCAGCCGGCAGCGGACAGGAGGGGCCGTGACGGAACCGACGACGACGGCGGGTTTCGTTGGCTCTCCGCGCAATGGGCGGGAGCTGGCTGCTTGGCCGGCGCAAGGCGCGTGTCTGCACAACAATGGTGATCCCCGTATCATCGTAGAACAGAGGGAGGTATGGAATGGCTGAAAAACGGTGGCTGACGGAGGACAAGCTCGCCCTGATACTCGGGTTGTTCTTGTTCCTGCTGTCCATGCTCAATTTCTCCGGCATCGATCTGCTCGGCTGGGGCATCAAGGTCAACGTCTGGACTTCTTTTAGCAAGGCGTTGGCAACGGCGACTGGCTCGTACAAAGACCTCGGCGGCTGGGGCGCGCTCTTTGCGACATATGTCTTCATCACCGCCGTGTTGGCTATCGGCATACGGATGCTCGGCGGCAATGTGGGCAAATTTGTCGGCAGCTTCACTGTGGTGTTTTTTGTCAGCTACGCATGCTGGGTTCTGGGGCATTACGCGGTCATCGCCGCCACGCCGGACCAGACCGCCAAATTCGGCATTCCCTGGTCCCTGGGGCTGACGGGCGAAGCCGGATTCATCATCGCCCTGCTGGCCGGCGTCTTTATCGGCAACTTCATGCCCGGCGTGGCCCAACAGCTCAAGGAAGCGCTTCGGCCTGAAATGTACGTCAAGATCGCCATCGTGGTCCTTGGCGCGGAACTGGGCGTCAAGTCCGTGGACGCCCTGGGGCTGGCTTCCTCGGTCATCTTCCGGGGCCTTTGCGCCATTGTCGAAGCCTATCTGATCTATTGGGCGCTGGTCTATTACGTGGCCCGCAAACACTTTAAATTCAGCCGCGAATGGGCCGCCCCCCTGGCCTCGGGCATCTCCATCTGCGGCGTGTCCGCGGCCATCGCCACCGGCGGGGCCATCCGCGCCCGGCCCATCGTGCCCATCATGGTCTCCTCGCTGGTGGTGGTCTTTACCTGCGTGGAAATGCTCATTTTGCCGTTTGCCGCCCAGTGGGGCCTGTCCACCGAACCGCTGGTGGCCGGCGCCTGGATGGGGTTGGCCGTGAAATCCGACGGCGGGGCCATCGCCAGCGGCGTCATCACCGACGCCCTGATCCGGGCCAAGGCCCTGGCCGACTACGGCATCAACTACCAGGAAGGCTGGGTGACCATGACGGCCACCACGATCAAGATCTTTATTGACGTGTTCATCGGCATCTGGTCCTTCGTCCTGGCCGTTATCTGGTGCACCATGATCGAATGCAAGCCCGGGCAGCGCATGCGCTTCTCGGAAGTACTCGACCGTTTCCCGCGTTTTGTCCTGGGCTATGTGATCACCTTCCTGATTATGCTCATCCTGTGCGCCAAGGGCGGCGACATGCTGAAGTTCGGCAAGGCGGCCATTGCCGGCACGGGCACCTTCCGGGGCATCTTTTTTATCCTGACCTTTTTTACCATCGGCGTGGTTTCCAATTTCAAGAAACTCTGGGAGGAAGGCATTGGCAGACTGGCCGCTGTGTACGTGGTGTGCCTGTTTGGCTTCATCATCTGGATCGGGCTCTTTATCTCCTGGCTGTTCTTCCACGGCGTCAAGCCGCCACTCGTCTAGTTTATTAGGAGTATCAGATGGAAATACCAAAAGAAGTCAATGTTGCCGCCGAAATGGAAAAGATGGAGTACGAGCCGCTCCAGCCTGTTGAGATAAAACTGATCCGCTGGAGCCTCGGACTTGGCACATCGCTTTTGGTGGTGCTCTACTTCGTCAGCGCCTTCTTCTTCCCGGGTGTGCACGGGTAGGGGAGTGTAAACGCGAACAGGCGAGGGCGGCTTGAAGATCTGTCAACCGCCTTCGCCTGTTCTTTGTCTTTCAAGCCTTGGCCGCCGGCGGTTGCGTTTTGGGGCCGGCCGCGGTCAAGGAATCATGGCGAGGCGGACATGAATACCTACACAATTCGCTATATTTCCGGCCCGCAGCACGCGCTGCGCATTTCCGACGTGGCCCAGGTCGAGGGGGCTTCGCTGGCCGCCGTCCTGGCCGACAAGAGCCCCTGGCCCGTGGAAACGAACATGGAGCAGACCTGCGCCTGGGCCAAAAATCCCGGAACCAGCCTGTACCATGTTGAGGCTTGGGAGGCGCAACTGGTTGCCGCTTCCTGACCGGCGGATGTCGGAGGACACGGCTTGGCGCGGTTGTGGCCTTGGCCGGCCGGCAGTCAAGCAGGGGCGGCCGGGGCAATGGCGGCGTAAGCGGTTTCGACCGTAAAGAAAGAACGGCGGGCGGTCCTTCGGGGCCGCCTGTTTGCGTGCAAGGCTCCGGCTTGACGACCCATATCGGCCTGAGGCATGCTTTTAAAGCTGCAGTTGGTTGCCGGCTCCGGTTGCTGCCGCCGGCGGCAGCAACAGCGCCAGTGGCCGGGATTACAGTCCCTCCCGGCCAAACCTTGTCTTCACCAGCCCCGTTGCTTGCCAAACGACGGCAACGGCATTATCTGACTCCCTCCCTTCTTTAACCCTCGCCGGAAGCGCCCATCATGTCGGAGCGAACACCTCATATTTCCCTGCCCCTGGAACGTCTTGTGCCCCGGGTTCTCGACATCACTGCCGAGGAACTCGACACCTGGCCCGAAGACGCCAAGAATCTGGCCGTGGCCGTGGCTGCCGAACTCTTTTTGGTGCGGTCCAATCCCTTCATCAATGCCGCCGACGTCAAGGCTTCCGTGGAAAAGCGTTTGGCCGACGCCAACCCCA
This DNA window, taken from Desulfovibrio sp. TomC, encodes the following:
- a CDS encoding putative sulfate exporter family transporter, which translates into the protein MAEKRWLTEDKLALILGLFLFLLSMLNFSGIDLLGWGIKVNVWTSFSKALATATGSYKDLGGWGALFATYVFITAVLAIGIRMLGGNVGKFVGSFTVVFFVSYACWVLGHYAVIAATPDQTAKFGIPWSLGLTGEAGFIIALLAGVFIGNFMPGVAQQLKEALRPEMYVKIAIVVLGAELGVKSVDALGLASSVIFRGLCAIVEAYLIYWALVYYVARKHFKFSREWAAPLASGISICGVSAAIATGGAIRARPIVPIMVSSLVVVFTCVEMLILPFAAQWGLSTEPLVAGAWMGLAVKSDGGAIASGVITDALIRAKALADYGINYQEGWVTMTATTIKIFIDVFIGIWSFVLAVIWCTMIECKPGQRMRFSEVLDRFPRFVLGYVITFLIMLILCAKGGDMLKFGKAAIAGTGTFRGIFFILTFFTIGVVSNFKKLWEEGIGRLAAVYVVCLFGFIIWIGLFISWLFFHGVKPPLV